A single Marinobacter sp. es.042 DNA region contains:
- a CDS encoding ADP-ribosylglycohydrolase family protein, giving the protein MVSNLPPERKAAITAALAGGWVADAASLGLHWLYNSERILEVGGQSPEFLPPRAEYYTKGFGYFAHEGKQVGDVSHYGAATGVLTDSLLATNGNLDIRDYQRRFRSFFGPGGQWQGFIDNPTRITLENFNAIEHRAVEEAQSGMPDDLSDKQKRILVQKVMPYTRRLSGSALAQPVREAISLTYKEKAIQEAGVHLAETIDRNLVPESGADDMQLPAVSKLPPLVASHSGSTNLLDVVEAAVRVTNNNVEAVAWAKCAAVLLDGLFRGETLAKAMNSAIAEAPDQASLKRALESSELNGVAAGDTFGRTCYLQEAMPVSFHILNTARSYTEAIRANIHCGGDSCGRAWLIGPAMAAMHGVGGEKGIPLSWLARVTNAATVYQDIESLLGN; this is encoded by the coding sequence ATGGTCAGCAATCTCCCTCCCGAAAGAAAAGCTGCCATTACCGCTGCTCTGGCAGGAGGCTGGGTCGCAGACGCAGCCAGCCTGGGTTTGCACTGGCTCTACAACAGCGAGCGCATTCTGGAGGTGGGTGGACAGTCGCCCGAATTCCTGCCTCCCCGAGCCGAGTACTACACAAAGGGATTCGGTTATTTCGCTCACGAGGGGAAACAGGTTGGGGATGTGAGTCACTACGGCGCTGCCACCGGCGTGCTGACCGACAGTTTACTGGCCACCAACGGCAATCTGGACATCCGCGATTACCAGCGCCGGTTTCGTTCATTCTTTGGCCCCGGTGGCCAGTGGCAAGGATTCATCGATAACCCGACGCGGATCACGCTGGAAAATTTCAATGCTATCGAGCACAGGGCGGTCGAAGAGGCACAGTCCGGCATGCCCGATGATCTTTCCGACAAACAGAAGCGAATTCTGGTGCAGAAGGTCATGCCCTACACCCGCCGTCTGAGCGGCAGCGCGCTTGCACAGCCGGTGCGGGAGGCCATCAGCCTGACGTACAAGGAAAAGGCCATTCAGGAGGCCGGCGTTCATCTGGCGGAAACCATTGACCGCAATCTGGTACCGGAGAGTGGCGCCGACGACATGCAGTTGCCTGCCGTCTCCAAACTGCCGCCACTCGTTGCCTCCCATAGCGGAAGCACAAACCTCCTGGACGTTGTTGAAGCAGCCGTGCGTGTTACCAATAACAACGTCGAGGCCGTTGCCTGGGCAAAGTGTGCAGCGGTGCTTCTGGACGGGCTATTCAGGGGCGAGACTCTTGCCAAGGCAATGAATTCGGCCATCGCCGAAGCACCCGATCAGGCGTCCCTCAAACGGGCACTTGAGAGCTCGGAACTAAACGGCGTTGCTGCCGGTGACACGTTTGGCCGTACCTGTTACCTGCAGGAAGCCATGCCGGTCAGCTTTCACATTCTGAACACGGCCCGGAGCTACACCGAAGCCATCCGCGCGAATATTCATTGTGGCGGCGACTCCTGCGGCCGCGCCTGGCTGATTGGCCCGGCCATGGCGGCCATGCACGGTGTTGGCGGTGAGAAGGGCATTCCACTGAGCTGGCTGGCCAGGGTAACGAATGCTGCGACCGTCTATCAGGATATCGAGTCGCTTTTGGGAAATTGA
- a CDS encoding TVP38/TMEM64 family protein produces MTRSPLVFRLSFLAIVAFLMAMIWLLLRQLGMPASFAPTVLSDWFANQGALGPVLLMLLMVLAVVVGPIPTLPISAASGLVYGMFNGTAIAVAGALAGSLIAFYLARVLGRDAVQQKLENNPVFSARGSQRFLFIAVLLTRLIPVFSFALISYAAGVTAIHLWRYALATVIGMLPMTFVFAGLGHTLELNPTLTVVAAATVLLVMSTLPLYLRRRPHSRLARWLQLDGRV; encoded by the coding sequence ATGACCCGATCGCCGCTGGTTTTCCGTCTCTCCTTTCTTGCCATTGTCGCGTTTTTGATGGCCATGATCTGGCTTCTGCTGCGGCAACTGGGCATGCCTGCCAGCTTTGCACCAACGGTGCTGTCTGACTGGTTTGCCAATCAGGGGGCTCTGGGGCCGGTATTACTGATGCTCCTGATGGTTCTTGCGGTCGTGGTTGGGCCAATACCCACGTTGCCGATCAGTGCGGCGTCCGGCCTGGTTTATGGAATGTTTAACGGAACGGCAATCGCGGTAGCCGGTGCCCTGGCGGGTTCGCTGATTGCCTTTTATCTGGCGCGAGTGCTCGGGCGGGATGCTGTTCAGCAGAAGCTTGAAAACAACCCGGTATTCTCGGCCAGAGGGTCACAGCGGTTCCTGTTTATTGCCGTTCTTCTCACCCGTTTGATCCCGGTGTTTTCCTTCGCCCTGATCAGCTATGCCGCCGGCGTAACGGCGATCCATCTCTGGCGTTACGCCCTGGCAACGGTCATTGGAATGTTACCCATGACCTTTGTGTTTGCCGGCTTGGGGCATACCCTCGAGCTTAACCCCACCCTGACCGTTGTAGCGGCAGCCACGGTATTGCTGGTCATGAGCACGTTGCCCCTTTACCTGCGGCGTCGCCCACATTCCCGTCTGGCTCGCTGGCTGCAGCTTGATGGAAGGGTTTGA
- a CDS encoding Fe(3+) ABC transporter substrate-binding protein, with translation MVSHKAKLAATALATTLAATSVSASEVNLYSARHYDSDQAIYNAFTEETGIKVNLIEGKSDALIQRIQREGVASPADILITVDAGNLWRADQEGIFQPVDSEILNSRLPDFLRHPEGHWFGFSQRLRAIYYDRSDFDPSRISQYEDLAKPEFKGEICIRSSSNIYNQSLLASLIEYHGEEGAEEWAQGVVNNMARDPQGGDTDQIRAVAAGECNLAVGNHYYYARLLNSDDVADREVAREVGIIFPNQDGRGVHANIGGAGVVATAPNRDNAVRFLEFLSSDTAQQIFAESNHEFPAVEGVLKNPVLDSWGNLNIDDINVSVLGTNNPEAVKIFDRVGWR, from the coding sequence GTGGTATCTCATAAAGCGAAGCTGGCAGCCACTGCCCTGGCAACAACACTGGCAGCAACGAGTGTCTCCGCGAGCGAAGTCAACCTCTACTCTGCGCGGCACTACGATTCGGACCAGGCAATTTATAACGCCTTCACCGAGGAGACCGGCATCAAGGTCAACCTGATTGAGGGCAAGTCCGATGCGTTGATCCAGCGAATCCAGCGAGAAGGTGTCGCCAGCCCGGCGGATATCCTGATTACCGTTGACGCGGGTAACCTCTGGCGAGCCGACCAGGAAGGCATTTTCCAGCCGGTGGATTCCGAAATTCTGAACAGCCGTCTGCCGGATTTCCTGCGTCATCCGGAAGGGCATTGGTTCGGCTTCAGTCAGCGTCTGCGCGCGATCTACTACGATCGTTCAGACTTTGATCCTTCCCGGATCAGTCAGTACGAGGACCTGGCCAAGCCGGAATTCAAGGGCGAGATCTGCATCCGGTCCTCCAGCAACATTTACAACCAGTCGCTGCTGGCAAGCCTGATTGAGTACCACGGCGAAGAAGGCGCTGAGGAGTGGGCGCAGGGCGTAGTCAATAACATGGCCCGTGATCCCCAGGGTGGTGACACCGATCAGATCCGCGCTGTGGCTGCCGGTGAATGCAACCTGGCGGTTGGCAACCATTACTACTACGCGCGCCTGCTGAACTCTGATGATGTTGCAGACCGTGAAGTGGCCCGGGAGGTTGGCATTATCTTTCCGAACCAGGATGGCCGCGGTGTTCACGCCAACATCGGTGGTGCGGGTGTGGTGGCTACCGCGCCTAACCGCGACAACGCTGTCCGGTTCCTGGAGTTCCTGTCTTCCGATACCGCCCAGCAGATTTTCGCTGAGAGCAATCACGAGTTCCCGGCTGTAGAAGGCGTACTGAAGAATCCGGTGCTGGATTCCTGGGGCAACCTGAACATTGATGACATCAATGTGAGCGTTCTGGGCACCAACAACCCGGAAGCGGTGAAAATCTTCGACCGTGTGGGCTGGCGTTAA
- a CDS encoding ABC transporter ATP-binding protein, whose translation MSIYQESPTYSDQLENGLSGPSLMLDRVHCQFHGDSVVKDINLHLEAGEVVCLLGPSGCGKTTLLRIAAGLQMPSRGKVFLGSSLVSAPGGVQVPPEKRNVGLAFQESALFPHLTVLENVCFGISSMPKKQQRSRAIELLGRLGMADAANVYPHTLSGGQQQRVALARALAPSPRVMLLDEPFSSLDARLRDQIRDDTLHVLKELNTATLLVTHDPEEAMFMADRIALMRDGEIVQTGTPTDLYCNPAEPFVVNFFGQVNEHRGVVHNGVVTTPLGHLEAKGFGDGSSVRILIRPEAVKVRQLEGQAGDDRTSHVLMSRLLGPTSLLHICAHGPNGQEMHLHAKVPGVFLPEEGQAVSLELDMSQVFLFGE comes from the coding sequence ATGAGTATTTATCAGGAAAGCCCAACCTACAGCGATCAACTCGAGAACGGCCTGTCGGGCCCGTCATTGATGCTTGACCGCGTGCATTGCCAATTCCATGGCGATAGCGTTGTCAAAGACATCAACCTGCACCTCGAAGCAGGTGAAGTCGTCTGCCTCCTCGGCCCTTCTGGCTGCGGCAAAACAACGCTGCTGCGTATCGCTGCAGGCCTCCAGATGCCGTCCCGCGGCAAAGTCTTTCTCGGCAGTTCCCTGGTCTCGGCACCCGGTGGCGTGCAGGTACCTCCGGAAAAGAGGAATGTGGGCCTGGCATTCCAGGAATCTGCACTCTTCCCCCATCTGACGGTGCTGGAGAACGTCTGCTTTGGCATCAGCTCCATGCCGAAAAAGCAGCAACGTTCCCGCGCAATCGAACTGTTGGGGCGCCTGGGCATGGCCGATGCCGCCAATGTTTACCCACATACCCTCTCAGGCGGTCAGCAGCAGCGGGTAGCCCTGGCCAGGGCCCTTGCTCCGTCGCCACGGGTCATGCTGCTGGACGAACCCTTTTCCAGCCTTGACGCCCGGCTGCGCGACCAGATTCGGGACGATACTCTGCATGTGCTGAAAGAGCTGAACACGGCCACCCTTCTGGTCACTCATGACCCGGAGGAAGCCATGTTTATGGCGGATCGGATCGCACTGATGCGAGACGGAGAGATCGTGCAAACGGGAACTCCTACGGATCTCTACTGCAATCCCGCCGAGCCGTTCGTGGTCAACTTTTTCGGGCAGGTGAACGAACATCGCGGCGTTGTCCACAACGGCGTGGTAACAACGCCATTGGGCCACCTGGAGGCTAAAGGTTTCGGGGACGGCAGCAGCGTTCGAATTCTGATACGCCCGGAGGCGGTCAAAGTCAGGCAACTTGAAGGACAAGCCGGTGACGACCGTACCAGCCATGTTCTGATGTCCCGACTGCTCGGCCCGACCAGTCTGTTGCATATTTGTGCTCACGGTCCAAACGGACAGGAAATGCACCTGCATGCAAAGGTGCCCGGGGTGTTCCTGCCGGAAGAGGGGCAGGCTGTCTCGCTTGAGCTGGATATGTCGCAGGTTTTTCTGTTCGGCGAGTAA
- a CDS encoding ABC transporter permease, with product MAEHTTSQTSGFAGSGPGTGAASHRARRLNAWTVSTLVIALLVAMPVLVILAHVFFPSGEVWQHLVNTVLGRYLSNTVVLSVSVAVGTTLIGTACAWLVVMCRFPGRRLFEWALLLPLAVPTYVIAYAYTDFLQFAGPLQNALREWFGWEFGDYYFPDIRSLGGAALLITMVLYPYVYLLARASFMEQSVSALDVGRTLGLGPWRMFKRIALPLSRPAIIGGVSLVLMETLNEFGAVQFFGVDTFTTGIYRTWFGLGEPVAAAQLAACLLVFVVLVVVLERVSRGGKQYHTSARYQALPEYSLNSGQAALAFAVCFLPVLIGFIVPALILLEMAITTGDSLFGTRFLEFAFNSLILASSAALVAVTLAVMLSYGARLNPSSWVRSANRIAAMGYAIPGSVIAVGIMIPLAWLDQKLNLFLRDNFGFMVGLVLSGSAFVLIYAYTVRFLAVSFNTVEASLGKVTPSMDAAARTLGQTAGGTLRKVHTPIMRSSLLAAGILVFVDVMKELPATIILRPFNFDTLAVRAYSLASDERLAESAMSSLAIVVVGIIPVVILSLAMRRSRPGSKTG from the coding sequence ATGGCTGAACATACGACATCACAGACAAGCGGTTTTGCTGGCTCTGGTCCCGGAACCGGCGCCGCCAGTCATCGCGCGCGTCGTCTCAACGCCTGGACGGTCAGCACCCTCGTGATCGCCCTGCTGGTTGCGATGCCAGTGCTGGTCATCCTTGCCCATGTGTTTTTCCCGTCCGGTGAAGTCTGGCAACACCTTGTCAACACGGTGCTTGGAAGATACCTCAGCAACACCGTGGTGCTCAGTGTCTCTGTGGCCGTAGGAACCACCCTGATTGGCACTGCCTGTGCCTGGCTGGTGGTTATGTGCCGGTTTCCCGGCAGGCGGCTGTTCGAGTGGGCTCTCCTGCTGCCGCTGGCGGTGCCAACCTACGTCATTGCCTATGCTTACACGGATTTCCTGCAGTTTGCGGGGCCACTGCAAAACGCGTTGCGCGAGTGGTTCGGCTGGGAGTTTGGCGACTATTACTTTCCGGATATCCGGTCCCTGGGCGGTGCTGCCCTGCTGATTACCATGGTGCTCTACCCCTATGTGTACCTGCTTGCCCGGGCGTCGTTCATGGAGCAGTCGGTAAGTGCACTTGATGTTGGCCGCACTCTGGGCCTGGGACCGTGGCGTATGTTCAAACGCATTGCTCTGCCGCTGTCCCGTCCTGCGATTATCGGCGGCGTTTCGCTGGTCCTGATGGAAACACTGAACGAGTTCGGGGCAGTCCAGTTCTTTGGCGTCGATACCTTCACCACCGGAATCTACCGGACCTGGTTTGGCCTGGGTGAGCCGGTTGCAGCGGCTCAGCTGGCAGCCTGCCTGCTGGTGTTCGTCGTTCTTGTTGTTGTCCTGGAGCGCGTTTCCCGCGGTGGCAAGCAATACCATACCTCGGCACGGTATCAGGCATTGCCCGAGTATTCGCTGAATTCAGGTCAGGCTGCGCTCGCCTTTGCAGTGTGTTTCCTGCCTGTTCTCATCGGTTTTATTGTTCCGGCCCTGATTCTGCTGGAAATGGCGATTACGACCGGCGACAGCCTTTTCGGGACGCGTTTTCTGGAATTCGCGTTCAACAGTCTGATACTCGCCTCAAGTGCGGCCCTGGTTGCCGTTACGCTTGCGGTAATGCTGAGTTACGGCGCACGGCTGAATCCCAGCTCCTGGGTCCGGAGTGCGAACCGGATTGCGGCCATGGGCTATGCCATCCCCGGGTCTGTCATTGCCGTTGGCATTATGATTCCGCTGGCCTGGCTGGATCAGAAGCTCAATCTCTTCCTGCGTGACAACTTTGGTTTCATGGTGGGTCTGGTGCTCAGTGGCAGCGCTTTTGTCCTGATCTACGCCTATACCGTGAGATTCCTGGCCGTATCCTTCAATACGGTTGAGGCCAGCCTGGGGAAGGTTACGCCCTCAATGGACGCAGCTGCGCGAACCCTCGGTCAAACCGCCGGTGGCACCTTGCGCAAGGTTCACACGCCGATCATGCGCAGTAGCCTGCTGGCGGCCGGCATACTGGTGTTTGTGGATGTGATGAAGGAGCTGCCGGCGACCATCATACTCAGGCCGTTCAACTTCGATACCCTGGCGGTCCGTGCCTACAGCCTGGCCTCTGACGAGCGATTGGCCGAGTCGGCCATGTCCTCCCTCGCCATTGTTGTGGTCGGGATCATTCCGGTGGTCATTCTGAGCCTGGCGATGCGTCGTTCCCGCCCGGGAAGTAAAACGGGGTAG
- a CDS encoding UDP-2,3-diacylglucosamine diphosphatase yields MRSYRSVFISDVHLGTADCQAEYLLDFLNHVRCETLYLVGDIIDLIAMQRRVHFPDSHQAVIHKLIELAASGTRVVYVPGNHDDFLRRFCGQTIAGIELQYKAVHTTADGRRFMVCHGDQFDQVVRCSPLMLLVGDRAHGILLRLNRWFNAWRRLKGKPYWSLAAWVKSRIGKARTFIRRFELAALTVAEKGNYDGFICGHIHSAGFLRSEDGLYCNDGDWVEHCTALVEQENGTLELLHWSENPNVLAREPDAPHPDVCGEARPVIDTLPAAFVEQVNRLAS; encoded by the coding sequence ATGCGGAGCTACCGGAGCGTTTTCATTTCCGATGTGCACCTGGGCACGGCTGACTGCCAGGCCGAGTATCTGCTGGATTTCCTGAACCATGTCCGTTGCGAAACTCTGTATCTGGTGGGCGATATCATCGACCTGATTGCGATGCAGCGACGGGTTCACTTCCCGGATTCCCATCAGGCCGTCATTCACAAACTCATTGAGCTGGCGGCCAGTGGAACGCGGGTGGTCTATGTGCCCGGTAACCACGACGATTTCCTGCGCCGGTTCTGCGGCCAGACCATTGCCGGAATTGAACTGCAGTACAAAGCTGTGCATACCACGGCTGATGGTCGACGCTTCATGGTCTGCCACGGCGACCAGTTTGATCAGGTGGTGCGATGCAGCCCACTGATGCTTCTGGTCGGTGACCGTGCCCACGGTATCCTGCTCCGCCTGAACCGCTGGTTCAACGCCTGGCGCCGGCTCAAGGGCAAGCCCTACTGGTCGCTGGCAGCCTGGGTAAAGAGCAGAATCGGCAAGGCACGCACGTTCATCCGACGGTTTGAACTCGCGGCGCTGACGGTCGCGGAAAAGGGCAACTACGACGGTTTTATCTGTGGCCACATCCACTCCGCCGGCTTCCTGCGCAGCGAAGATGGTCTTTACTGCAATGACGGCGATTGGGTAGAACACTGCACGGCGCTGGTGGAGCAGGAGAACGGCACACTGGAGCTGCTGCATTGGTCGGAAAACCCCAATGTTCTGGCCAGAGAGCCTGACGCCCCGCATCCGGATGTGTGCGGAGAAGCCCGGCCGGTGATTGATACCTTGCCTGCGGCGTTCGTGGAGCAGGTCAACCGGCTCGCCAGCTGA
- a CDS encoding YbhB/YbcL family Raf kinase inhibitor-like protein produces MKLEVEGIEEGQPIPEKFAFGVYSEDDHMSFGPNRNPEIVWDGAPEGTKSFVVMMFDPDVPSVADDVNQEGKTVSRDIPRVDFFHWLLVDVPAGTTRIPEGEDSDGVIPKGKEPGPGPIGIRGVNNYTQFLAGNPDMNGTYAGYDGPCPPWNDEIIHHYHFEVHALDVDTLALDGEFDGNDVREAMAGHVLASARVTGTYTLNPDLR; encoded by the coding sequence GTGAAACTAGAGGTTGAAGGCATCGAAGAAGGCCAGCCGATTCCGGAAAAGTTCGCATTCGGGGTATACAGCGAAGATGACCACATGAGCTTCGGTCCCAACCGGAACCCCGAAATTGTCTGGGACGGTGCGCCCGAGGGCACGAAAAGCTTCGTGGTGATGATGTTTGATCCGGATGTGCCCAGCGTTGCGGATGATGTGAACCAGGAAGGCAAGACGGTTTCCAGGGACATCCCGAGGGTCGATTTTTTCCACTGGCTGCTGGTGGATGTGCCTGCCGGCACCACCCGGATTCCGGAAGGCGAAGACAGCGATGGCGTGATTCCGAAGGGCAAGGAGCCGGGGCCCGGTCCCATCGGTATCCGCGGCGTGAACAATTACACCCAGTTCCTGGCGGGCAATCCCGACATGAACGGCACCTACGCCGGGTACGATGGTCCCTGTCCGCCCTGGAACGATGAGATCATCCATCACTACCACTTCGAGGTGCACGCACTGGATGTGGATACCCTTGCCCTGGATGGCGAGTTCGATGGTAACGATGTGCGCGAAGCAATGGCAGGTCACGTACTGGCCAGCGCCCGGGTGACGGGCACCTACACCCTGAATCCGGACCTGCGCTAA
- a CDS encoding ankyrin repeat domain-containing protein — MSQQKPGKPQQPANQKDEDAVAFAQGIFELARNGGAGPLSVMLDAGVPVNMRTSEGETLLILASKHGHPETVRLLLEKGADREAKDSNGNTALSLAKTDSVKRLFEESGR; from the coding sequence ATGAGCCAACAGAAGCCCGGCAAGCCACAACAACCCGCGAACCAGAAAGACGAGGATGCGGTTGCCTTCGCCCAGGGTATTTTCGAACTGGCCCGCAACGGCGGTGCCGGACCTCTGAGCGTGATGCTTGATGCCGGCGTCCCGGTGAACATGCGCACCAGCGAGGGCGAGACCCTGCTGATCCTGGCCAGCAAGCACGGCCACCCGGAAACGGTACGTCTGCTACTGGAAAAAGGCGCCGATCGCGAAGCGAAGGACAGCAACGGCAATACCGCTCTGTCGCTGGCAAAAACCGACAGCGTAAAGCGCCTGTTCGAAGAATCCGGCCGGTAA
- a CDS encoding spermidine synthase: MFNKGEIIHHTRDALGSILVVDYRKHRVLTFNSVFEQSKIDRRFPYLPVHEYNRAMMLPAVFANPRHVTILGLGGGVIAGAFHHLYPECRIHAVELRQAVLDTAREFFDLPGSERLEVTIADARDALEKLPEASTDMILADLYSADRMSPAQAQKQFVDECARVLTEDGWLVLNYHRTPDVHGAYFRRLKRHFAVLLGFRSKSNNTVVYASKQHFQSVHPKDPVLAELENRLPIDWRRLMAKVSRME; this comes from the coding sequence ATGTTCAACAAAGGCGAGATTATCCACCACACCCGGGATGCCCTGGGCAGCATCCTGGTGGTCGATTACCGCAAACACCGGGTGCTTACCTTCAATTCGGTGTTCGAGCAGAGCAAGATCGACCGTCGCTTTCCCTACCTGCCAGTGCACGAGTACAACCGGGCCATGATGCTGCCAGCGGTCTTTGCCAATCCCCGCCACGTCACCATTCTGGGCCTGGGCGGCGGCGTGATAGCCGGCGCTTTTCACCATCTCTATCCCGAGTGCCGGATACACGCCGTCGAACTGCGTCAGGCGGTGCTGGACACCGCCAGGGAATTTTTTGACCTGCCCGGCAGTGAACGCCTTGAGGTCACCATTGCCGATGCCCGGGATGCCCTGGAAAAGCTGCCGGAGGCGAGCACGGATATGATTCTGGCCGATCTTTACAGCGCAGACCGGATGAGCCCTGCACAGGCCCAGAAACAGTTTGTGGATGAGTGCGCCCGGGTGCTCACGGAGGACGGCTGGCTGGTGCTGAATTACCACCGGACTCCGGATGTCCATGGGGCTTACTTCCGGCGGCTCAAGAGGCACTTTGCGGTGCTTCTTGGCTTTCGAAGCAAAAGTAACAACACCGTGGTTTATGCCAGCAAACAGCACTTCCAGTCGGTACACCCGAAGGACCCTGTGCTGGCGGAACTGGAGAACCGGCTACCAATAGACTGGCGTCGATTGATGGCGAAAGTCAGCCGGATGGAGTGA
- a CDS encoding TIGR00730 family Rossman fold protein yields the protein MKIAVYCGSRSGNDPLYVDKARELGDYFGCNGIELVFGGGHVGLMGIVADAVLAAGGRVHGVIPEHLRDRELAHSGLTELHVVKNMHERKALMADLADGFVALPGGIGTLEELFEAWTWGQLGLHQKPCAIYNVNGFFDPLLAMAENMERAGFLQQQYIDMLIRADQPDALHQAFRDYQSPGEKWA from the coding sequence ATGAAGATTGCGGTCTATTGCGGCTCCCGGTCGGGCAATGATCCGCTATACGTCGACAAGGCTCGGGAGTTGGGTGACTATTTTGGCTGTAATGGCATTGAGCTGGTGTTTGGCGGTGGCCATGTCGGCCTGATGGGCATAGTTGCCGATGCGGTATTGGCCGCTGGCGGCAGGGTTCACGGGGTGATCCCCGAGCATCTGCGAGACCGGGAACTGGCCCACTCCGGTCTGACCGAGCTGCATGTGGTTAAAAACATGCACGAGCGCAAGGCCCTGATGGCGGATCTGGCCGACGGCTTTGTCGCATTGCCGGGTGGCATTGGCACGCTGGAAGAGCTGTTCGAAGCCTGGACTTGGGGCCAGTTGGGGCTGCACCAGAAGCCCTGTGCCATCTACAACGTCAACGGGTTTTTTGACCCGTTGCTGGCGATGGCAGAGAACATGGAGCGTGCCGGATTTTTGCAGCAGCAATACATCGACATGCTCATCAGGGCCGACCAGCCGGATGCGCTGCACCAGGCTTTCCGGGACTACCAGAGCCCCGGGGAAAAGTGGGCCTGA
- the yghU gene encoding glutathione-dependent disulfide-bond oxidoreductase, producing the protein MTDATYTPPKVWKWDSESGGRFASINRPIAGPTHDKELPVGKHPLQLYSLATPNGVKVTVMLEELLELGIKEAEYDAWLVKITEGDQFGSGFVEVNPNSKIPAMMDHSVSPSIRLFESGSILFYLAEKFGAFLPSDIAGRAETMNWLFWQMGSAPMLGGGFGHFYAYAPEYYEYPINRYTMEVKRQLDVLDRQLANNRYIAGDEYTIADMAIWPWYGALVKNKVYDAAEFLEAHTYTNVIRWADEIAQRPAVRRGRMVNRAWGEPSSQLHERHDASDFETQTQDKIGDGE; encoded by the coding sequence ATGACCGACGCTACCTACACGCCACCCAAAGTCTGGAAATGGGACTCTGAGAGCGGAGGTCGGTTTGCGAGCATTAACCGCCCCATCGCTGGTCCGACGCACGATAAGGAGCTGCCGGTTGGCAAACACCCGTTGCAGCTGTACTCACTGGCTACACCTAACGGGGTAAAAGTGACGGTGATGCTCGAAGAGCTGCTGGAACTGGGCATTAAAGAGGCCGAGTACGATGCCTGGCTTGTCAAAATCACCGAAGGCGATCAGTTTGGCAGCGGTTTTGTAGAGGTGAACCCCAACTCCAAGATTCCCGCCATGATGGACCACAGCGTCAGCCCCTCCATCCGCCTGTTCGAATCCGGGTCCATCCTGTTTTACCTGGCGGAAAAATTCGGGGCCTTCCTGCCGAGTGACATCGCGGGACGCGCGGAGACCATGAACTGGCTGTTCTGGCAGATGGGCAGTGCGCCCATGCTCGGTGGCGGCTTCGGTCATTTCTACGCCTACGCGCCGGAATACTACGAGTACCCGATCAATCGCTACACCATGGAGGTCAAGCGTCAGCTGGATGTGCTCGACCGGCAGCTGGCCAATAACCGCTACATCGCGGGCGATGAATACACCATCGCCGATATGGCGATCTGGCCCTGGTACGGCGCCCTGGTGAAAAACAAGGTGTATGACGCGGCCGAGTTCCTGGAAGCCCACACCTATACCAACGTCATTCGCTGGGCCGACGAGATTGCCCAGCGTCCGGCAGTCAGGCGTGGCCGCATGGTCAACCGGGCCTGGGGTGAGCCGAGCAGCCAGCTGCACGAACGCCATGATGCCAGCGATTTCGAGACCCAGACCCAGGACAAGATCGGGGATGGCGAATGA